In Salmo trutta chromosome 37, fSalTru1.1, whole genome shotgun sequence, the following proteins share a genomic window:
- the LOC115177088 gene encoding sialic acid-binding Ig-like lectin 14: MNVGILSITWYRDPNRRKTPQTLMDILSFITGCTLVSLGHCWIVKVHSTVKAVDGSCVEVSCHTAPHHRVIWYLYHSIHYPKLYDGKEPTSVEDSFRGRTSVPGNSAKGDCTLRIESVTWRDNNLKLYVWINPDESATQKFHHQIVTITIENRKAPALSMQNAMVDGALFQANCSVWHSCPSSPPSLHWSRLPVNSTAVTSMEEKGGLWVSTETIQGRGTCRLHKQEMKCTAQFATVQTESQPVILNISYAPVGVTLMADEQPVSEGHSVNLECVADSNPQPGRYVWIRRQGGQSIQTNSTQGNMSYANISRDSSFSCIVQNNIGSNQSAWLFLDVNFPPAILSDSTCSLEGGILTCVCRAEARPNATLRWTISGSSTLPSSFTSITIYRDDTVSAELTGPVESRPNVSCVASNSLATDIQQLPLNTKSTAGQFLPWMLTALAVGSVFLGFVMVVRRRRCRERPKASSNLHTLDIPLRQADMSESLRYSNPQEPQQTAKRTKPKAMPMAIPKENARTDRQSSVYENDFVPKKPS; encoded by the exons ATGAACGTCGGCATCTTAAGCATCACATGGTATCGGGACCCGAATAGACGAAAGACACCACAGACTCTAATGGACATCCTCAGCTTCATCACAG GGTGCACACTTGTCTCGCTTGGTCACTGTTGGATAGTGAAGGTGCACAGTACTGTGAAGGCGGTAGATGGCAGCTGTGTGGAAGTGTCCTGTCACACCGCCCCCCACCACAGGGTCATCTGGTACCTGTATCATAGCATTCACTATCCCAAGCTTTACGATGGCAAGGAACCGACCAGTGTGGAAGACAGTTTTAGAGGGCGCACATCAGTGCCAGGCAATTCAGCAAAGGGGGACTGTACACTGAGGATTGAGAGTGTGACGTGGAGAGACAATAACCTCAAGCTCTACGTGTGGATCAACCCTGATGAGTCAGCTACACAAAAGTTCCATCATCAGATCGTAACGATTACGATTGAAA ATAGAAAAGCTCCTGCGTTATCCATGCAGAATGCAATGGTGGATGGAGCCTTATTCCAGGCCAACTGTAGTGTCTGGCATTCCtgcccatcctctcctccatcccttcaCTGGAGCCGTTTGCCTGTAAATTCTACAGCGGTGACTTCCATGGAGGAAAAGGGAGGGCTGTGGGTGTCCACTGAGACAATACAAGGAAGAGGAACGTGCCGACTGCACAAACAAGAGATGAAATGCACAGCTCAATTCGCTACAGTCCAAACTGAGAGTCAACCAGTCATTCTTAACATCTCAT ATGCCCCTGTAGGTGTGACGTTGATGGCGGATGAACAGCCAGTCAGTGAAGGTCATAGTGTCAACCTGGAGTGTGTTGCTGACAGCAACCCTCAGCCAGGCCGGTATGTGTGGATCAGACGACAGGGAGGCCAAAGCATCCAAACGAATTCAACTCAGGGAAACATGTCCTATGCCAACATTAGCAGAGACTCTTCATTCTCCTGCATTGTCCAAAACAATATTGGATCAAATCAGTCAGCCTGGCTGTTTCTGGATGTCAACT TCCCCCCAGCAATCCTCTCTGACTCCACTTGCTCTTTGGAGGGTGGGATTCTGACCTGTGTGTGTAGAGCAGAAGCCCGACCTAATGCCACTCTGCGCTGGACAATCAGCGGAAGCAGCACTCTCCCATCCTCCTTCACTTCCATCACCATATACAGAGATGATACGGTGTCAGCAGAACTCACTGGGCCTGTGGAAAGTCGACCAAATGTCTCCTGCGTAGCCAGTAACTCACTGGCCACTGACATCCAGCAGCTGCCCCTTAACACAAAATCCACAGCTGGACAGT TTCTGCCATGGATGCTGACTGCTCTGGCAGTTGGAAGTGTCTTTCTGGGATTTGTAATGGTTGTACGCAGAAGACGTTGCAGAGAGAG ACCAAAGGCCAGCTCTAATCTCCACACTTTGGATATCCCTCTAAG GCAAGCTGACATGTCAGAGTCCCTAAGGTACAGCAATCCCCAAGA ACCACAGCAAACGGCTAAGAGGACCAAGCCTAAGGCCATGCCCATGGCCATACCCAAGGAGAATGCAAGGACGGATAGACAATCGTCAGTCTACGAAAATGACTTTGTGCCAAAGAAGCCTAGTTGA